From a region of the Lentilactobacillus curieae genome:
- the uidA gene encoding beta-glucuronidase, with translation METSLLYPELNEYRYDRKLDGLWNFKFDPKQVGNQEDWTKGFHDGTKMPVPASFNDFFTDKESREYAGDFWYSTKFFIPSDLADKQVGIRFGAATHRATVYVNGQEIRSHEGGFLPFTADITSAAKFGADNVVSIKINNELHRDALPAGDTITLENGKKMVKPFFDFYNYSGLNRSVHLIATPKVAVSDYSTTFELGNNSAKVNYSVEITGDADVKVSLADEEGNEVATATGKSGSLEVTNPKLWNVRDAYLYTIKIQLVDGDQIVDEYSDEIGIRTIEIKGHEILVNGKSVYLKGFGRHEDSIFSGRAFDLNVERKDVELMKWTDANSFRTSHYPYDEEAYRFADREGFLVIDEVPAVGFKMAAASFLGGLNASFFDGDWTEELQKKHLEQIHDMILRDKNHPSVFAWSLFNEPDTVTDSAVPYFAKVFEETKDLDPQHRGRTFTLSEDDTYEASKCKQFPDLYLLNRYPGWYHKWGFEISDGEAGLRREMDQWKNSDIDKPLVYTEYGADTEPGLHKLPSIMWSEEYQVEVLEMFGRVFDSYDFIRGEQVWNFADFQTVEGNMRVNGNKKGIFTRDRQPKAAAFFLKKRWEKLGD, from the coding sequence ATGGAAACAAGTTTACTTTACCCAGAATTAAATGAATATCGCTACGACCGCAAGCTTGATGGTCTTTGGAACTTCAAGTTTGATCCAAAACAGGTCGGTAATCAAGAAGATTGGACTAAGGGATTTCACGATGGCACCAAGATGCCGGTTCCTGCCAGTTTTAATGACTTTTTTACTGATAAGGAATCTCGTGAATATGCTGGAGACTTTTGGTATTCAACCAAATTTTTCATTCCAAGTGACCTAGCTGACAAACAAGTTGGGATTCGGTTTGGTGCTGCAACCCACCGGGCAACTGTTTATGTTAACGGCCAAGAAATTCGTAGTCATGAAGGTGGCTTTCTACCATTCACCGCTGATATTACGTCTGCAGCAAAGTTTGGTGCAGATAACGTTGTTTCGATTAAAATCAACAATGAATTACATCGCGATGCTCTTCCTGCAGGGGATACGATCACCCTTGAAAATGGTAAGAAGATGGTAAAACCATTTTTTGACTTTTATAATTACTCAGGTTTGAACAGAAGTGTTCACTTAATTGCAACTCCAAAGGTAGCTGTTAGTGACTACTCAACTACATTTGAACTAGGTAATAATTCAGCTAAAGTCAATTATTCAGTAGAAATTACTGGTGATGCAGACGTTAAGGTTAGTCTAGCTGATGAAGAGGGCAATGAAGTAGCAACTGCCACTGGTAAATCTGGTAGCTTAGAAGTTACTAATCCTAAGTTATGGAATGTTAGAGACGCATATTTGTACACAATCAAAATTCAGCTAGTCGATGGTGATCAAATTGTGGATGAATATTCTGATGAAATTGGAATTCGAACAATCGAAATCAAAGGCCACGAGATTTTAGTTAATGGTAAATCTGTATACCTTAAAGGATTTGGCCGCCACGAGGATAGTATTTTCTCTGGCCGTGCATTTGATCTTAACGTTGAAAGAAAAGACGTTGAGTTGATGAAGTGGACTGATGCTAACTCATTTAGAACTTCACATTACCCATATGATGAAGAAGCATACCGCTTTGCTGACCGTGAAGGATTCTTAGTGATTGATGAAGTTCCTGCGGTTGGATTTAAGATGGCAGCCGCTAGTTTCTTAGGTGGATTGAACGCATCATTCTTTGATGGTGATTGGACTGAAGAATTGCAAAAGAAGCATTTGGAACAAATTCACGATATGATTTTACGTGACAAGAACCATCCATCAGTATTTGCTTGGAGCTTGTTTAACGAACCTGATACTGTAACTGATTCAGCCGTGCCATACTTTGCCAAAGTCTTTGAAGAAACTAAAGACTTAGACCCACAACACCGTGGTCGGACATTCACTCTTAGTGAAGATGATACTTACGAAGCATCAAAATGTAAGCAATTCCCAGACCTATACCTTCTTAACCGTTATCCAGGTTGGTATCACAAGTGGGGATTTGAAATCTCAGATGGTGAAGCTGGATTAAGACGTGAGATGGATCAGTGGAAGAATTCAGATATTGATAAGCCACTAGTATACACGGAATACGGTGCTGATACTGAACCAGGACTTCATAAATTGCCTTCAATCATGTGGAGTGAAGAGTATCAAGTTGAAGTTCTAGAAATGTTTGGCCGAGTGTTTGATTCATATGACTTCATTCGTGGTGAACAAGTTTGGAACTTCGCTGATTTCCAAACTGTTGAAGGAAATATGCGGGTGAACGGTAACAAGAAGGGTATCTTTACAAGAGATCGCCAGCCAAAAGCAGCAGCTTTCTTCTTAAAGAAGCGTTGGGAAAAACTAGGCGACTAA
- a CDS encoding LacI family DNA-binding transcriptional regulator: MSSEKGPTIKDVAEQAGVSISTVSRILNYDDTLAVTNDTKQRVFEVAERIQYKRKPRKKNKPVSQKIAIAQWHSNQEELTDLYYLQIQYGIENKASNTGATTDTFSIKNLDNDTISDFDGIVAIGKFDKTEVDKLANTGKPVVFVGQDTLQYGFDSVRSDYITPVKQIIDHFFEEGIRDIGMLSGQETTVTEKNLVPEPRQQTHKDYLTAKGVFNADFVFNGEFGPDSGYQLMNKAIDTLGDKLPHGFIVASDTMAVGAIRALNDHAIPIPDRVSIISFNDVAIAKYTTPPLTTVHSHTEALGERAIELLQQRIKNPKKIPETNTLATEIVYRGSSL; encoded by the coding sequence ATGAGCTCAGAAAAGGGACCAACAATTAAAGATGTAGCAGAACAAGCGGGGGTTTCAATCTCAACCGTCTCGCGTATCCTAAACTACGATGATACTTTAGCGGTTACCAATGACACTAAACAACGAGTGTTCGAGGTTGCCGAGCGAATCCAGTATAAGCGTAAGCCAAGAAAAAAGAATAAGCCTGTTTCTCAAAAAATCGCAATTGCTCAATGGCACTCAAATCAAGAGGAACTAACTGATTTATATTACCTACAGATTCAGTACGGAATTGAAAACAAAGCAAGTAATACTGGTGCTACAACTGATACCTTTTCAATAAAAAACTTAGATAATGATACGATTTCAGATTTTGACGGAATTGTGGCAATCGGGAAATTTGATAAAACCGAGGTTGATAAGTTGGCAAATACTGGAAAGCCAGTTGTGTTTGTTGGTCAAGATACTTTGCAGTATGGATTTGATAGTGTAAGAAGTGATTACATTACCCCAGTTAAGCAAATTATTGATCATTTCTTTGAAGAGGGAATTCGAGATATTGGAATGCTGAGTGGTCAAGAAACTACTGTAACTGAAAAGAATCTAGTTCCCGAACCTAGACAGCAGACGCATAAAGATTATCTAACTGCTAAGGGAGTTTTTAATGCTGATTTTGTATTCAACGGTGAATTTGGCCCGGATTCCGGATATCAATTGATGAACAAAGCGATTGATACTTTAGGTGATAAGTTGCCACATGGGTTCATTGTTGCTAGTGATACGATGGCAGTTGGCGCGATTAGGGCATTGAATGATCATGCTATCCCAATTCCTGATCGCGTTAGCATCATTAGTTTCAACGATGTTGCAATTGCCAAGTACACCACTCCTCCGTTGACAACGGTACATTCACATACCGAAGCACTTGGTGAGCGGGCAATTGAGTTATTGCAACAGCGAATTAAGAACCCTAAAAAGATTCCAGAAACAAATACATTAGCTACTGAAATTGTGTATCGAGGTAGTAGTTTATAA
- a CDS encoding DUF2264 domain-containing protein: MSYRKLFNEQIKDNPLRTKADVKAALEDILEPAMNVLAQQKRAGRFRMSDSGAVYLQDKTEIEGFMRLLWGLGPFFSDERRVYEKPEWFEMVSKGILEGTNPESPDYFGGDLGDYDQLFVEMGALTAYLYETKDYFWDHLSEVQQKRIVDWMDQVNYKVVPKTNWLFFRAMVNQFITDSGYYDRSKQVDDDYAITNTHYLDHGWSYDGYENQIDNYIPFAYQFFTILTVGLTKSTSKQAELLKERAKAFVPSYANWFAADGAALPYGRSLDYRFAQAAFWAAYSYAHVDMPEGYTMGDIKHLLLNNLRWWFKQNIFTTDGLIPIGYSYPNMNFAEGYNGPASAYWALKTFIFFALPDDDEFWQAKESDDFKFEKSKLQPEPRMLVEHSKNGLEVQAFTAGQHSHEHAHGEAKYEKYVYSTTFGFSTPKGSVLLKQGAFDNTLAVSESENFWQTAFKYEDYAEHEDYVYSDWKPYDDVEIKNFVIPHMPWHVRVHKIHTGRTLHLAEGSFSGPEAGLPEQQEIKTDVPNSVFYKTEVGITGIVGYSEKLTAELSTPEPNTNIYFPKTRIPLQSGVVDPGDYVFVSLYLGDRELESLDENGTLIIPTVELADGKVTFKVSDQEFITELAEF; encoded by the coding sequence ATGAGTTATCGAAAATTGTTTAATGAACAGATCAAAGATAATCCGTTAAGAACTAAAGCTGATGTTAAAGCTGCTTTAGAAGATATCCTTGAACCAGCAATGAATGTCTTAGCCCAACAAAAGCGAGCGGGTAGATTTAGAATGAGCGACAGCGGTGCCGTTTATTTACAGGATAAGACAGAAATTGAAGGATTTATGCGTTTGCTCTGGGGCTTGGGGCCTTTCTTTAGTGATGAGCGTAGGGTATATGAAAAACCAGAATGGTTTGAGATGGTGTCTAAGGGAATTCTAGAAGGAACAAACCCAGAATCACCTGATTATTTTGGTGGTGATCTTGGAGATTATGACCAATTATTTGTCGAAATGGGTGCTTTGACTGCATACCTATATGAAACTAAGGATTACTTTTGGGACCACCTTTCAGAAGTGCAACAAAAGCGCATTGTTGACTGGATGGATCAAGTTAATTACAAAGTTGTCCCAAAGACTAACTGGCTATTCTTTAGAGCAATGGTCAATCAGTTTATTACGGATTCAGGATATTATGATCGTTCCAAGCAAGTTGACGATGACTATGCAATAACTAACACTCACTACTTAGATCATGGTTGGTCATATGACGGTTATGAAAATCAAATTGATAATTACATTCCATTTGCATATCAGTTCTTTACGATTTTGACTGTTGGATTAACTAAGTCAACTAGCAAACAAGCTGAACTGTTGAAGGAACGTGCCAAGGCATTTGTTCCTAGTTACGCTAACTGGTTTGCGGCTGATGGTGCAGCCTTGCCATATGGACGTAGTTTGGATTATCGGTTTGCTCAAGCGGCTTTCTGGGCAGCGTACTCATATGCTCACGTTGATATGCCTGAAGGTTACACAATGGGTGACATTAAGCATTTACTTCTTAATAACCTCCGTTGGTGGTTCAAACAAAATATTTTTACTACCGATGGCTTGATTCCAATTGGCTACTCATATCCAAATATGAACTTTGCTGAAGGGTATAACGGACCAGCATCAGCATACTGGGCACTCAAGACATTTATCTTCTTTGCTCTTCCTGATGACGACGAATTCTGGCAAGCAAAAGAGAGCGATGACTTTAAGTTTGAAAAGAGTAAGTTACAACCAGAACCAAGAATGCTCGTTGAACACAGCAAGAATGGATTAGAAGTTCAAGCATTTACCGCTGGTCAACACTCACATGAACATGCTCATGGTGAAGCCAAGTACGAAAAGTATGTTTACTCTACAACTTTCGGTTTTTCAACGCCAAAGGGTAGTGTTTTATTGAAGCAAGGAGCTTTTGATAACACACTGGCCGTTTCTGAATCAGAAAACTTCTGGCAAACCGCCTTTAAGTATGAAGATTACGCAGAGCATGAAGACTACGTTTATTCTGATTGGAAACCATATGATGACGTTGAAATTAAAAACTTTGTGATCCCTCATATGCCTTGGCACGTACGTGTTCACAAGATCCATACTGGAAGAACCTTACATCTTGCTGAAGGGAGCTTTTCAGGACCTGAAGCAGGGTTGCCAGAACAACAAGAAATCAAAACTGATGTCCCTAACTCAGTCTTTTATAAAACTGAAGTAGGAATTACCGGGATTGTTGGTTACTCTGAAAAATTAACTGCAGAACTATCAACTCCAGAGCCAAATACCAACATCTACTTCCCAAAGACTAGAATTCCTCTACAAAGTGGAGTTGTAGATCCTGGAGATTATGTATTTGTTTCACTATACCTTGGTGACCGTGAACTAGAGTCCCTTGATGAAAATGGAACGTTAATTATTCCAACTGTTGAATTAGCTGATGGTAAGGTTACATTTAAAGTTTCTGATCAAGAATTTATAACTGAATTAGCTGAGTTCTAG
- a CDS encoding MFS transporter gives MADNKEKKVVKTAVGEITNAVIKDEQQPKLPWLVSSAMFLAPLCWYGPIGSTRSVLIPQLFAQIDPANKVWAVGILATIASITGAVANLLFGAFSDVTRTKFGKRKPYIVAGTVLVAISLIIIANLTSIWGIIIVWIVAAAAENAIAAAIYPQISDRVAPKWRGTVSTFYGVGFTIAQQGFALLAAQFLGNVKVGIYVMASMTVVLAIIHVLLINEHSNLSEPRVAFNKESLKKYFFFPTHDARDFYLALTGKFFMVVGSTIVTTFQLFIFTDYIGQSTKSAGQSISIFSMIMLFIGVFFALVGGPLADKMKRVKAPVVIATFALGAAALFPLFIRHPWAMFVYAIIAAFGNGLYNSVDGALNMDVLPSSDTAGKDLGLINLANTLGQMLGAMVASAIVEAFGYQSIFIFAVAMEIIGGAAIMAIKRVR, from the coding sequence ATGGCAGACAATAAAGAAAAAAAGGTCGTCAAAACTGCGGTTGGTGAAATCACTAACGCAGTCATTAAAGATGAACAACAACCAAAATTACCATGGTTAGTATCATCTGCAATGTTTTTGGCACCATTATGTTGGTACGGACCTATTGGTTCTACTAGAAGTGTTTTAATTCCACAACTATTTGCACAAATTGATCCAGCAAACAAAGTTTGGGCCGTTGGTATCTTAGCAACGATTGCATCAATTACTGGTGCGGTCGCTAACTTGCTATTCGGTGCATTCTCAGATGTTACTAGAACTAAATTCGGTAAACGTAAGCCATACATAGTTGCTGGTACTGTGTTGGTGGCAATATCACTAATTATCATTGCTAACCTAACGTCGATTTGGGGAATTATAATTGTTTGGATTGTCGCGGCGGCAGCTGAAAATGCGATTGCAGCTGCGATATACCCACAAATTTCTGATCGAGTTGCCCCTAAATGGCGTGGTACTGTTTCAACATTCTATGGTGTTGGATTTACCATTGCCCAACAAGGTTTCGCTTTACTTGCCGCTCAATTCCTTGGCAATGTAAAAGTTGGTATCTATGTTATGGCTTCAATGACCGTTGTACTTGCAATCATTCATGTACTATTGATTAACGAACACAGTAACTTGTCAGAACCACGGGTTGCTTTTAATAAAGAATCATTGAAGAAGTACTTCTTCTTCCCAACCCATGATGCCCGTGATTTCTATCTTGCCTTAACTGGTAAGTTCTTCATGGTTGTTGGTTCAACAATCGTCACTACTTTCCAACTATTTATCTTTACAGATTACATCGGCCAAAGTACAAAATCAGCCGGTCAATCAATCTCTATTTTCTCAATGATCATGTTATTCATCGGTGTATTCTTTGCCTTAGTTGGTGGACCATTAGCTGATAAAATGAAGCGAGTTAAGGCACCAGTTGTTATTGCAACCTTCGCTCTTGGTGCAGCTGCCCTCTTCCCACTATTTATCCGTCACCCATGGGCAATGTTTGTATACGCAATTATCGCTGCATTTGGTAATGGACTTTACAACTCAGTTGACGGTGCCCTTAACATGGACGTTTTGCCATCATCTGATACTGCCGGAAAAGATTTAGGTTTAATTAACTTGGCCAACACTTTAGGTCAAATGCTTGGTGCCATGGTTGCCTCAGCAATCGTTGAAGCCTTCGGTTACCAATCAATCTTTATCTTCGCCGTTGCAATGGAAATCATTGGTGGTGCTGCTATCATGGCCATCAAACGTGTCCGGTAA
- a CDS encoding glycoside hydrolase family 43 protein, which translates to MKKHGYYLFTYFAGEKYADGESIFFAVSRDGLHWQDINDNHPILTSNTGTHGIRDPFIIKNPRTNQYTIIGTDLKMHEADNWGEVQRIGSRSLLISNSDDLLNWSAPQLIEVAPEGFGCVWAPEATYDPVTNQFLVYWSSKTNEDDYKKQRVYCATTLDFTNFSSPKLMIEKDHSTIDTTVIHYRDHYYRFSKDETDKRVFAERLKQLASTPQPVTSPALTALSGVEGPTIYKLVGQSKWVLLLDNYSKSGYFPLLSNNLPKGEFKQLPESAYHMPSRARHGTVISITQEEYQRIKNHQF; encoded by the coding sequence ATGAAAAAACACGGATATTATTTATTTACTTACTTTGCTGGCGAAAAATACGCTGATGGTGAAAGCATATTCTTTGCCGTTAGCCGTGACGGCTTACACTGGCAAGACATAAACGATAATCACCCCATACTAACTTCAAACACTGGTACCCACGGGATACGTGATCCATTTATTATTAAAAACCCACGAACAAATCAGTACACAATTATCGGCACTGACTTAAAGATGCATGAAGCTGATAACTGGGGTGAAGTTCAGAGAATCGGTAGCCGCAGTCTACTTATCTCAAATTCTGATGATTTACTGAATTGGAGTGCCCCACAATTAATCGAAGTAGCTCCTGAAGGCTTCGGTTGTGTCTGGGCTCCAGAGGCAACCTATGACCCAGTAACTAATCAATTTTTAGTTTATTGGTCCTCAAAAACTAATGAAGATGACTATAAGAAGCAAAGAGTTTATTGCGCTACCACTCTAGACTTCACTAACTTTAGTTCACCAAAACTGATGATTGAAAAAGACCACAGCACAATTGATACCACCGTCATTCACTACAGAGATCACTATTATCGATTTAGTAAGGATGAAACTGATAAGCGGGTTTTTGCCGAACGTCTGAAACAATTGGCCTCTACCCCTCAACCAGTCACCTCTCCTGCACTAACTGCACTTTCAGGGGTTGAAGGACCAACTATATACAAATTAGTTGGCCAATCCAAGTGGGTTTTACTTCTAGATAATTATTCAAAATCAGGATACTTTCCATTACTATCAAATAACCTTCCTAAGGGCGAATTTAAGCAACTACCAGAATCCGCATACCACATGCCTTCTCGCGCCCGCCATGGGACGGTAATCTCAATTACCCAAGAAGAGTACCAACGCATCAAAAATCACCAATTTTAA
- the uxuA gene encoding mannonate dehydratase: protein MKKLDMGFRWFGEDDDPITLKQIRQIPGTTQVVASLYDVPVGEVWPEEKIAHLKETVEAAGLKLEVIESVNIHDDIKIGLPTRDKYIENYKQTIRNLSKYGIKVICYNFMPVFDWLRTNLHEPLEDGSNALAYDPTMVPDDPNEMIERIKEGSKGFEMPGWEPDRLAEVKALFEKYKSVDAKKLTENLKYFLDEIIPVCEEADVRMAMHPDDPPFPLFGLPRIYKNRDDMVAIEELNESKYNGFTICTGSLGENPKNDLPAIIREFVGKDRAPFIHARNIKFTNAEKTKFHEAPHLSDEGSLDMYEIMKALDDSGFDGYIRPDHGRNIWDEDGRPGYGLYDRALGITYLNGLWESIQKNK, encoded by the coding sequence ATGAAGAAGCTAGATATGGGCTTTCGCTGGTTTGGCGAAGATGATGACCCAATTACGTTAAAGCAAATTAGACAAATTCCTGGTACTACTCAGGTTGTGGCATCACTGTACGATGTTCCAGTTGGTGAAGTTTGGCCAGAAGAAAAGATTGCTCACTTGAAGGAAACTGTTGAAGCGGCTGGCCTTAAGCTTGAAGTAATCGAATCTGTTAATATCCACGATGACATCAAGATTGGTTTGCCAACTCGTGATAAATATATTGAAAACTACAAGCAAACAATCCGTAACCTTTCAAAATACGGAATTAAGGTAATTTGTTACAACTTTATGCCCGTATTCGACTGGTTGAGAACTAATTTGCATGAACCCCTTGAAGATGGTTCAAATGCCTTGGCATATGATCCAACTATGGTGCCTGACGATCCTAATGAAATGATTGAAAGAATCAAAGAAGGCTCAAAAGGATTTGAAATGCCAGGATGGGAGCCAGACCGTCTTGCTGAAGTTAAAGCCTTGTTTGAAAAATACAAGAGCGTTGATGCTAAGAAGTTAACTGAAAACCTTAAGTACTTCCTTGACGAAATTATTCCTGTTTGTGAGGAAGCTGACGTAAGAATGGCAATGCATCCAGATGATCCTCCATTCCCACTATTTGGTTTGCCAAGAATCTACAAAAACCGTGATGACATGGTTGCCATTGAAGAATTAAACGAATCTAAGTACAATGGTTTCACTATCTGTACTGGTAGTTTGGGCGAAAACCCTAAGAACGACCTTCCTGCAATTATCCGAGAATTTGTTGGCAAGGACCGTGCACCATTTATCCATGCTAGAAACATCAAGTTTACTAACGCTGAAAAGACTAAGTTCCATGAAGCTCCACACTTGTCAGACGAAGGTTCACTAGATATGTACGAAATCATGAAGGCATTGGATGATAGTGGTTTTGATGGTTACATCCGTCCTGACCATGGTAGAAATATCTGGGACGAAGATGGCCGTCCTGGTTATGGTTTGTACGACAGAGCCCTAGGAATTACTTACCTAAATGGACTTTGGGAATCAATCCAAAAGAATAAGTAA
- a CDS encoding GntR family transcriptional regulator: MESLQDRAYSTIYNSIITLELKPGQRVSDHEFEKQLEMSRTPIREAMLRLSRNGLLNSVPQSGTFVTRINIKKALDARFARQTLERKIVSEITANHTEQNIEDLEFLLLQQKRAISRNELRTFFEADDEFHASLYKFTDHGSIWDWLMSLSIDLNRFRYLRLFDTNLSPTPLIDAHARLIDAIKGDKKGDADKIIEDHLDLQLVDKNDVIKQYPDYFEE, from the coding sequence ATGGAAAGTCTACAAGATCGTGCATACAGCACAATATACAATTCAATAATTACCTTGGAACTAAAACCTGGGCAACGAGTTTCTGACCATGAGTTCGAAAAGCAGCTCGAAATGAGCCGCACCCCAATTAGAGAGGCCATGCTCCGTTTATCAAGAAACGGCCTACTTAACTCTGTTCCCCAAAGTGGAACTTTCGTTACCAGGATCAATATCAAGAAAGCCTTAGATGCTCGGTTTGCCCGCCAGACTCTTGAGCGTAAAATTGTTAGTGAAATTACCGCCAACCACACCGAACAAAACATTGAAGACCTAGAATTTTTATTGCTTCAACAAAAAAGAGCAATTAGTCGAAATGAACTAAGAACATTTTTTGAAGCCGATGATGAATTTCATGCCTCGCTTTACAAATTCACAGATCACGGTAGTATTTGGGACTGGTTAATGAGTTTAAGCATCGACTTAAACCGATTCAGATATCTCCGTTTATTCGATACCAACTTATCCCCTACCCCATTGATTGATGCCCATGCACGTTTAATTGATGCCATTAAAGGTGATAAGAAGGGCGATGCTGACAAAATCATTGAGGACCATTTGGATTTGCAATTGGTTGATAAAAACGATGTGATTAAGCAGTATCCTGACTACTTTGAAGAATAA
- a CDS encoding L-ribulose-5-phosphate 4-epimerase yields MLEKLKQEVYEANMKLPKLDLVTFTWGNVSGIDREKGLFVIKPSGVEYDDMKPEDMVVVDLDGKVVEGDMNPSSDTPTHTYLYNHFPNIGGITHTHSPWGVSFAAAKMDIPAVSTTHADTFYGDIPAAPALTKEQIEEAYELNTGKVIVDEFERRGIDPDAVPAVLVSQHGPFSWGPTPDKSVYNAKVLEVSAEIAYHGLQLTRDEIHVPQYLLDKHYYRKHGANAYYGQNNAKSKSHAEHE; encoded by the coding sequence ATGCTAGAAAAGCTCAAACAAGAAGTCTACGAAGCAAACATGAAATTGCCAAAGCTTGATTTGGTTACCTTTACTTGGGGTAACGTTTCAGGTATCGACCGTGAAAAAGGTTTATTTGTAATCAAACCATCAGGTGTTGAATACGATGATATGAAGCCAGAAGATATGGTTGTTGTTGATTTGGACGGTAAAGTTGTTGAAGGTGACATGAACCCTTCTTCAGATACACCAACTCATACTTACCTATACAACCATTTCCCAAACATTGGTGGAATTACTCATACTCATTCACCTTGGGGTGTTTCATTTGCTGCAGCTAAGATGGATATTCCTGCTGTAAGTACTACTCATGCAGATACTTTCTACGGTGATATTCCAGCTGCTCCAGCTTTGACTAAGGAACAAATTGAAGAAGCATACGAATTAAATACTGGAAAGGTTATCGTTGACGAATTTGAACGTCGTGGTATTGATCCAGATGCTGTGCCAGCCGTATTGGTTAGCCAACACGGACCATTCTCATGGGGACCAACACCAGACAAGTCAGTTTACAACGCAAAGGTATTGGAAGTTTCAGCTGAAATTGCATACCATGGTTTGCAATTGACTAGAGATGAAATCCACGTACCACAATACTTGTTGGACAAGCATTACTACCGTAAGCATGGTGCGAACGCATATTACGGTCAAAACAATGCGAAGTCAAAGAGCCATGCGGAGCATGAATAA